One window of Microcoleus vaginatus PCC 9802 genomic DNA carries:
- a CDS encoding DUF4347 domain-containing protein, whose translation MNKQIIFVDDSVQDYQSLIQNIDRAQVFILKENLSAIEQITNALNNQKNISALHILSHGSPGSVNLGTEELNENNLENCSQQLKQWGKALTQNADILLYGCEVAKGEAGHNFLKRLSEITDANIAASATPTGSAELGGDWNLEVQIGDISTPVPFNANTLKTYSGVLGFAPKVDFPTGSSPFFLSIGDFNGDGRPDLAVANIGSNTASILLNTTATNATTPTFATQVTFATGTGPYSVSIGDINGDGRPDLAVANIDSNTASILLNTTPTGAATPTFATQVTFPTGTSPRSVSIGDFNGDGRPDLAVANTDSNTASILLNTTPTNATTPTFGTQVTFPTGAGGYPRSVSIGDINGDGKPDLATANNGSDTASILLNTTPTNATTPTFATQVTFPTGSFPVAVSIGDFNGDGRPDLAVANSDSNTASILLNTTPTNATTPTFATQVTFPTGTNPREVSIGDINGDGKPDLAVANSFSNTASILLNTTPTNATTPTFATGVTFATGDGPYSVSIGDINGDGKPDLAVANYYSYNASILLNTTPKVSIAAGTTPTETGPTTGTFNITLDTAAPAGGIVVNFNTTDSTAATPGHYSLTAGTNITAVTANTFTIAAGATTAVLNAVPIDDAIINPGETVKVNVTADTNNFNYFLDPVAANTTATLTITDNDFPTVNLSVSPVTSTETGSPVITVTATASQAVVGDQTVNVALSGTATAADFTGTIPTLITIPAGQTTGSFTVNVNDDTLVEGSETGTFTISTPSSGITLGNTTTGNVAITDNDFPTVNLSVSPVTSTETGSPVITVTATASSAVVGDQTVNVALSGTATAADFNGTIPTNITILNGQTTGSFTVNVNDDALIEGSETGTFTISTPSSGVTLGTTLSGDVAITDNDFPTVNLSVSPTTGTEAGTTSITVTATAAAPVVGNQTVNLALTGVATPADFTGTIPTQITIADGATSGSVTFTITDDQIAEIDETANLTISNPSAGLQLGTTTTGSFTITDNDTAGFQILPISGNTSEFAGQATFDIRLTSQPTADVILGLTSTNTAEGTVLPANLTFNSTNWNAYQTATITGVDDVVADGDIAYQIITAVDTTTADTNYSNLNPPDVNVTNTDNDSPGVTVTQSAGSTEVTEGGITDSYTLQLNTLPTSNVDVTVTADTQAEVSLDGTNFAATQILTFTNVNGQTPQIVTVRAVDDTLPENNHTGAITHAITNSTDPNYPTTLAIGPVNAQITDNDITYSVVGSTATVTEGNSGTQVVSFTVTRTGETNQSSSIDFSFGGTATTGVDYNNAIVTGTGVTATGSTVSFAANATIATIAVAIVGDRITEPNETLALTLSNATAPGTANIIGSPITTTIQDDDIAGISITPTSGLTTTEAGGTATFTVVLDTQPTADVTIGTTSDNTAEGTVDKPSLTFTNANWNTPQTVTVTGIDESVVDGNVAYNIVTAAATSTDTNYSGVDADDVAVTNTDNDSKGITVTPTSGLTTTEAGGTATFTVVLDSQPTADVTIGTTSDNTAEGTVDKPSLTFTNANWNTPQTVTVTGIDDLVEDGNVAYNIVTAAATSTDTNYSGVNADDVAVTNTDNDSKGITVTPITGLTTTEAGGTATFTVVLDSQPTADVTIGTTSNNTAEGTVDKPSLTFTNANWNTPQTVTVTGIDDLVVDGNVAYNILTAAATSTDINYSGVNANDVLVSNTDNDTAPTPAPAPTPAPAPTPAPAPTPAPIPTPAPTPAPTPAPAPTPAPIPTPAPTPAPTPAPVTTPTLAPVTTPTSAPVPTPTPAPVPTPTPAPTPSITPTPTPITNNIPNDDCICDDIAYPNLNQPNLVENTILGVAGVQIGTAKNDEVLGSNNGNIFDAKSGNDNLYGGASNDIFNGNQGNDFITGGKGDDILYGDEGNDIVLGELGNDLIFGGKGNDSINSREGNDIILGDKDDDFIDGGKDNDTLYGGKGNDIMLGSLGDDYLFGQLGSDTICGGVGNDLISGNEQADILGGCEGNDTLYGGEDNDTLLGGKDSDILYGDLGNDSLVGGSGNDIFVLKAGQGFDIIADFTLGQDLIGLTGGLSFGQLEITQNTQGTLIKNLLTGEQLGVMVGVSANAITSANFLLV comes from the coding sequence ATGAACAAGCAAATTATTTTCGTAGATGACTCAGTTCAAGATTACCAAAGCCTTATTCAAAACATAGATCGCGCTCAAGTTTTCATTTTAAAGGAAAATTTGAGCGCGATCGAACAAATTACTAACGCTTTAAATAATCAAAAAAATATTTCAGCCCTACACATCCTTTCACACGGCAGCCCAGGCAGCGTCAACCTCGGCACAGAAGAACTCAATGAGAACAATCTAGAAAATTGCAGCCAACAGCTCAAACAGTGGGGAAAAGCCCTCACCCAAAACGCCGACATTCTCTTATATGGATGCGAAGTAGCCAAAGGAGAAGCCGGTCACAACTTCCTCAAGCGACTCAGTGAAATCACTGATGCCAACATCGCCGCCTCAGCCACCCCCACCGGCAGCGCTGAATTAGGAGGAGACTGGAACCTAGAAGTACAAATCGGGGATATTTCCACCCCAGTACCATTTAACGCCAACACCCTCAAAACTTACAGCGGCGTGCTCGGCTTCGCCCCCAAAGTTGACTTCCCTACTGGCAGTAGCCCCTTTTTTCTCAGCATCGGCGACTTCAACGGCGACGGCCGCCCAGACTTAGCTGTGGCGAACATAGGCAGCAACACCGCCTCCATCCTGCTCAACACCACCGCCACCAACGCCACCACCCCCACCTTCGCCACCCAAGTCACCTTCGCTACTGGCACTGGCCCCTACTCCGTCAGCATCGGCGACATCAACGGCGACGGCCGCCCCGACTTAGCTGTGGCGAACATAGACAGCAACACCGCCTCCATCCTGCTCAACACCACCCCCACCGGAGCCGCCACCCCCACTTTTGCCACCCAAGTTACCTTCCCTACTGGCACTAGCCCCAGATCAGTCAGCATCGGCGACTTCAACGGCGACGGCCGCCCCGACTTAGCTGTGGCGAACACTGACAGCAACACCGCCTCCATCCTGCTCAACACCACCCCCACCAACGCCACCACCCCCACTTTTGGCACCCAAGTTACCTTCCCTACTGGCGCTGGCGGTTACCCCAGATCAGTCAGCATCGGCGACATCAACGGCGACGGGAAACCCGATTTGGCTACGGCGAACAACGGCAGCGACACCGCCTCCATCCTGCTCAACACCACCCCCACCAACGCCACCACCCCCACTTTTGCTACCCAAGTCACCTTCCCTACTGGCAGTTTCCCCGTCGCCGTCAGCATCGGCGACTTCAACGGCGACGGCCGCCCCGACTTAGCTGTGGCGAACAGTGACAGCAACACCGCCTCCATCCTGCTCAACACCACCCCCACCAACGCCACCACCCCCACTTTTGCCACCCAAGTTACCTTCCCTACTGGCACTAACCCCAGAGAGGTCAGCATCGGCGACATCAACGGCGACGGCAAACCAGACTTAGCTGTGGCGAACAGCTTCAGCAACACCGCCTCCATCCTGCTCAATACCACCCCCACCAACGCCACCACCCCCACCTTCGCCACCGGTGTCACCTTCGCTACTGGCGATGGCCCCTACTCCGTCAGCATCGGCGACATCAACGGCGACGGGAAACCAGACTTAGCTGTGGCGAACTACTACAGCTACAACGCCTCCATCCTGCTCAACACCACCCCCAAAGTCAGCATCGCCGCAGGTACTACTCCCACCGAAACCGGCCCCACCACTGGCACATTTAATATCACCCTTGATACTGCCGCGCCCGCTGGTGGCATAGTCGTCAACTTCAACACCACCGACAGTACCGCCGCTACTCCTGGTCACTACTCCTTAACGGCGGGTACGAATATCACGGCTGTTACTGCTAATACTTTCACCATTGCCGCTGGTGCAACTACCGCTGTCCTCAATGCCGTCCCCATTGATGATGCTATTATCAACCCAGGGGAAACAGTCAAAGTCAACGTCACTGCTGATACCAACAATTTTAACTACTTTCTCGATCCAGTTGCCGCCAATACTACTGCTACACTAACAATTACCGACAACGACTTCCCCACAGTCAACCTCTCAGTTTCCCCAGTCACAAGTACAGAAACCGGAAGTCCAGTTATTACTGTCACCGCCACAGCATCTCAAGCAGTTGTCGGAGATCAAACTGTAAATGTGGCTCTGTCTGGAACTGCCACTGCTGCCGACTTCACTGGTACAATTCCCACTCTTATTACCATTCCTGCTGGTCAAACTACAGGTTCCTTTACCGTTAATGTTAATGATGATACCTTGGTAGAAGGGAGTGAAACAGGTACTTTCACAATCTCGACTCCTTCTAGCGGTATCACACTGGGAAATACGACAACAGGTAACGTTGCAATTACCGACAACGACTTCCCCACAGTCAACCTCTCAGTTTCCCCAGTCACAAGTACAGAAACCGGAAGTCCAGTTATCACCGTCACCGCCACAGCATCCAGCGCAGTTGTCGGAGATCAAACTGTAAATGTGGCTCTGTCTGGAACTGCCACTGCTGCTGACTTTAACGGCACAATTCCCACTAACATTACCATTCTTAACGGTCAAACCACAGGTTCCTTTACGGTTAATGTTAATGATGATGCACTAATCGAAGGAAGTGAAACAGGGACTTTCACTATTTCTACTCCTTCTAGTGGTGTTACACTGGGAACTACTTTATCGGGTGACGTTGCGATTACCGATAACGATTTCCCCACAGTTAACCTCTCCGTTTCTCCCACCACCGGCACCGAAGCCGGAACAACCAGCATCACCGTCACTGCTACAGCCGCCGCACCTGTAGTCGGCAACCAAACCGTCAACCTCGCCTTAACTGGAGTTGCCACGCCTGCTGATTTCACCGGCACAATTCCCACCCAAATAACCATCGCCGATGGCGCCACCAGCGGTTCTGTCACCTTCACCATTACCGACGACCAAATCGCCGAAATTGATGAAACTGCCAACCTCACCATTAGCAATCCATCAGCAGGCCTTCAATTAGGAACCACCACCACAGGTAGTTTCACCATCACCGACAACGACACCGCTGGCTTTCAAATCCTCCCGATTAGCGGCAATACCAGCGAATTCGCAGGTCAAGCTACGTTTGACATCCGCTTAACCAGCCAACCCACCGCCGATGTCATCCTTGGCTTAACCAGCACCAACACAGCAGAAGGCACCGTTTTACCCGCTAACCTCACCTTTAATTCCACCAATTGGAACGCTTACCAAACCGCCACAATCACCGGTGTAGACGATGTGGTGGCTGACGGTGATATTGCCTACCAAATTATCACCGCTGTCGATACCACCACCGCCGACACGAACTATAGCAATCTCAACCCACCAGATGTCAATGTCACCAACACAGACAACGACTCTCCAGGCGTTACCGTCACTCAATCTGCTGGCAGTACCGAAGTAACAGAAGGGGGAATTACCGATTCTTATACCCTACAATTGAACACCCTCCCCACCAGCAATGTTGACGTTACCGTGACAGCGGATACTCAAGCAGAAGTTAGCCTAGATGGAACGAATTTTGCTGCCACGCAAATTCTAACCTTCACAAATGTTAATGGCCAAACTCCTCAAATTGTCACCGTTCGTGCTGTTGATGACACCCTACCGGAAAACAACCATACAGGTGCAATAACCCACGCTATTACCAACAGTACAGATCCCAATTATCCAACAACATTGGCGATTGGACCTGTGAATGCACAGATTACCGATAACGATATTACTTACAGCGTCGTCGGCAGTACCGCCACAGTGACTGAGGGAAATAGCGGTACTCAAGTGGTAAGTTTCACCGTTACCCGCACCGGAGAAACGAACCAAAGTAGCAGCATTGATTTTAGTTTTGGGGGAACAGCAACCACTGGCGTCGATTACAATAACGCCATTGTTACCGGAACCGGAGTTACCGCCACTGGCAGTACGGTTAGTTTTGCTGCCAATGCTACCATAGCAACAATCGCGGTGGCCATTGTCGGCGATCGAATTACCGAACCTAACGAAACCCTAGCACTCACTCTGAGCAACGCGACTGCCCCAGGAACTGCTAATATTATTGGTTCTCCAATAACCACCACGATTCAAGACGATGATATTGCGGGAATTTCTATCACTCCTACCAGCGGATTAACAACCACAGAAGCGGGGGGAACGGCTACTTTTACGGTAGTTCTAGATACTCAGCCTACAGCAGATGTGACGATTGGGACGACTTCGGATAATACGGCAGAAGGTACTGTAGATAAACCGAGTTTAACTTTCACGAATGCTAACTGGAATACTCCCCAAACCGTCACAGTTACCGGAATAGATGAGAGTGTAGTAGATGGGAATGTTGCTTACAATATTGTCACTGCTGCTGCTACCAGTACCGATACTAATTACAGTGGTGTTGATGCGGATGATGTCGCAGTCACTAATACTGACAATGACAGCAAAGGCATCACCGTCACTCCTACCAGCGGTTTAACAACCACAGAAGCAGGGGGAACAGCTACTTTTACGGTAGTTCTAGATAGCCAGCCTACAGCAGATGTGACGATTGGGACGACTTCGGATAATACGGCTGAAGGTACTGTAGATAAACCGAGTTTAACCTTCACGAATGCTAACTGGAATACTCCCCAAACCGTCACAGTTACAGGAATAGATGACTTAGTAGAAGATGGGAATGTTGCTTACAACATTGTCACTGCTGCGGCTACCAGTACCGATACTAATTACAGCGGTGTTAATGCGGATGATGTCGCAGTTACTAATACTGACAACGACAGCAAAGGCATCACCGTCACTCCCATCACTGGTTTAACAACTACTGAAGCGGGGGGAACAGCTACTTTTACGGTAGTTCTAGATAGCCAGCCTACAGCAGATGTGACTATTGGGACGACTTCAAATAATACGGCTGAAGGTACTGTAGATAAACCCAGTTTAACTTTCACGAATGCTAACTGGAATACTCCCCAAACCGTCACAGTCACCGGAATAGATGACTTAGTAGTAGATGGGAATGTTGCTTACAACATTCTCACTGCTGCTGCTACCAGTACCGATATTAATTACAGCGGTGTTAATGCCAACGATGTATTAGTCAGTAATACTGACAATGACACCGCACCAACCCCTGCACCCGCACCAACCCCTGCACCCGCACCAACCCCTGCACCCGCACCAACCCCTGCACCCATACCAACCCCTGCACCAACACCCGCACCAACCCCTGCACCCGCACCAACCCCTGCACCCATACCAACCCCTGCACCAACCCCTGCACCAACTCCTGCACCTGTAACCACACCAACTCTCGCACCCGTAACCACACCAACTTCTGCACCTGTACCAACACCAACTCCTGCACCTGTACCAACACCAACTCCTGCACCAACGCCATCGATAACACCAACACCAACACCAATAACTAACAACATCCCCAATGATGACTGCATCTGCGATGACATTGCCTATCCCAACTTAAACCAACCGAATTTAGTTGAAAACACCATACTCGGTGTAGCGGGAGTTCAAATAGGTACTGCCAAAAACGATGAAGTATTGGGCAGCAACAACGGCAATATATTCGATGCCAAATCCGGGAATGACAACTTATATGGTGGTGCCAGCAACGACATCTTTAATGGCAACCAAGGCAACGACTTCATCACCGGAGGCAAAGGTGACGACATCCTCTATGGAGATGAAGGAAACGACATCGTTCTTGGCGAATTGGGCAACGATTTAATTTTCGGAGGCAAAGGCAATGACTCCATAAATAGCCGCGAAGGTAATGACATCATTCTTGGTGATAAAGATGATGATTTCATCGATGGTGGCAAGGATAATGACACCTTATATGGAGGCAAAGGTAACGACATAATGCTTGGTAGTCTAGGTGATGACTACCTGTTTGGACAGTTAGGTTCAGATACTATCTGCGGCGGTGTAGGTAATGACTTAATTAGCGGTAACGAACAAGCCGATATCCTGGGAGGATGTGAAGGAAATGATACTCTTTATGGAGGGGAAGATAATGATACTCTCCTGGGGGGGAAAGACTCTGATATCCTTTACGGAGACTTAGGCAATGATAGTTTGGTTGGCGGTAGCGGCAATGATATTTTTGTCTTAAAAGCTGGTCAAGGATTTGATATAATCGCTGATTTTACCCTGGGTCAAGATTTGATTGGATTAACCGGAGGTTTGAGTTTTGGTCAGTTAGAAATAACTCAAAATACTCAGGGAACTCTTATTAAGAACCTCTTGACAGGGGAGCAGTTAGGTGTGATGGTTGGAGTGAGTGCCAATGCGATTACATCGGCTAATTTCCTGCTGGTTTAG
- a CDS encoding CHAT domain-containing protein, translating into MKFPRSLRQVILLFVMSCLLSVAIPPGVGQVNPPPAVHLVRQARTLYQEERFSEAVPLLQQAAAQFEAKGENLDRATALSNLAATYGQLALWEQAEQAVNSSLAVVRTQAKTPEQQRILAETLNIQGQLQLERGQTQDAIEIWTQAAKIFEQIDRKNQFFHVQINQSRAWETLGLYPRACKMLLAYFKLENQTCEVSTAGLETLKNGSVSLEQVRAIHALGRVLRVLGQLERSQDVLLAGLEAAQKLGSRPEEAAIYLNLGNTVRAKSNKPGLTPEQRGDWERFALEYYARSAQAMPDRALLQIQAKLNQLSLLVDRKNWSEAEVLWRSIEPQVAQFGSNRAGLYAQINLAQSLMKLAQSPAKTLSLSEIDTMLDRSVEPANSLGDKRIQAYILAAKGKLSEIQQQYQTAENITIQALSLAPAFQSPDIAYQLFWQLGRIRKAQGNTEGAIAQYTQAVNVLSSLRGDLVTVNPEVQFSFRESAEPVYRELVGLLLQEESPSQAKLKLARQTVESLQLAELDNFFRDACADAKPTSIEEIDPTAAVIYPIILSDRLEVILSLPGKPLRRYTTKKSQAELETAFRQAKNAIRPAAFPRNRRQPVEQVYDWLIRPAEADLTASGIKTLVFVLDGYLRNLPMAVLHDGEKFLVEKYSIALAPGLQLLAPKPLREVKLKVLTAALSEARQGFSALPGVKEEVQQIAAEMPASSLLNEDFVSGRLHDRIKALSYPIVHLATHGQFSSNAADTFIVTWDQKVNVKEFDRLLRARTGEKQQPIELLVLSACETASGDNRAALGLAGAAIRSGARSTAATLWQVNDESTAIFMTEFYKQLASSKTSKAEALRNAQLTLLKNQQYQNPYFWAPFVLVGNWQ; encoded by the coding sequence ATGAAGTTTCCTCGATCGCTCCGACAGGTAATCCTGTTATTTGTGATGTCCTGTCTGCTATCCGTTGCGATTCCTCCCGGAGTTGGTCAGGTTAATCCACCACCAGCGGTGCACCTTGTCCGTCAAGCTCGAACTCTATACCAAGAGGAACGTTTTTCGGAAGCTGTACCGCTATTGCAGCAAGCGGCGGCGCAGTTTGAGGCAAAAGGCGAAAATCTCGATCGCGCCACAGCTTTGAGCAATTTAGCTGCAACCTACGGGCAGTTGGCGCTTTGGGAACAGGCAGAACAAGCTGTGAATTCGAGCTTGGCGGTTGTGCGAACACAGGCAAAAACTCCCGAACAGCAGCGGATTTTGGCTGAAACTCTCAACATTCAAGGACAGTTGCAACTTGAACGGGGGCAGACTCAAGATGCGATCGAGATTTGGACGCAAGCTGCTAAAATCTTCGAGCAAATTGATAGAAAAAACCAATTTTTTCACGTTCAAATTAATCAAAGTCGGGCTTGGGAAACTCTCGGACTTTACCCCAGAGCTTGCAAAATGCTGTTAGCTTATTTTAAGCTGGAAAACCAAACCTGCGAAGTTTCGACGGCGGGTTTGGAAACTTTGAAAAATGGGTCGGTTTCCCTCGAACAAGTCCGGGCAATTCATGCTTTAGGGCGGGTACTGCGGGTTTTGGGACAACTCGAACGATCGCAGGATGTGCTGTTGGCTGGACTCGAAGCAGCCCAAAAATTAGGTAGCCGACCAGAGGAGGCTGCAATTTATCTCAACCTGGGCAATACGGTACGGGCTAAAAGCAATAAACCGGGTTTGACACCCGAACAGCGGGGTGATTGGGAACGCTTTGCCCTAGAGTATTATGCTCGATCGGCACAGGCGATGCCGGATCGAGCTCTCCTACAAATTCAGGCAAAGTTAAACCAATTGAGTTTGTTGGTCGATCGCAAAAATTGGTCTGAAGCGGAGGTTTTGTGGCGTTCCATCGAACCTCAAGTCGCTCAATTTGGGTCGAACCGCGCCGGACTTTACGCTCAAATCAATCTAGCTCAAAGCTTGATGAAATTAGCTCAGTCGCCTGCGAAAACTTTGAGTTTAAGCGAGATTGACACAATGCTCGATCGCTCTGTCGAACCAGCAAACAGTTTGGGCGACAAACGAATACAAGCTTATATTCTGGCAGCTAAAGGCAAACTATCGGAAATCCAACAGCAGTATCAGACAGCGGAAAATATTACAATTCAGGCTTTGAGTTTAGCACCGGCGTTTCAATCTCCCGATATTGCTTACCAATTGTTTTGGCAACTGGGACGGATTCGGAAAGCTCAGGGGAATACAGAAGGGGCGATCGCTCAATATACTCAAGCTGTGAATGTACTGTCTTCTCTGCGGGGCGATTTGGTGACAGTCAATCCCGAAGTGCAATTTTCGTTTCGGGAAAGTGCCGAACCGGTTTATCGGGAATTAGTCGGGCTGCTTTTGCAAGAGGAATCTCCCAGTCAAGCTAAGTTGAAACTGGCGCGCCAAACGGTGGAATCTTTGCAGTTGGCGGAATTAGACAACTTTTTTCGGGATGCTTGCGCTGATGCTAAACCAACGTCGATCGAGGAAATTGATCCTACGGCGGCGGTGATTTATCCGATTATTTTGAGCGATCGTTTGGAGGTAATTTTGTCACTTCCTGGCAAACCTCTGCGCCGCTACACTACTAAGAAGTCTCAAGCCGAGTTGGAAACTGCCTTCAGACAAGCCAAAAATGCCATCAGGCCTGCTGCTTTCCCCCGCAACAGGAGGCAACCCGTTGAACAGGTTTATGACTGGTTAATCCGCCCTGCAGAGGCGGATTTGACCGCCAGCGGGATTAAAACTTTGGTATTTGTGCTCGACGGTTATTTGCGAAATCTGCCGATGGCTGTGCTGCACGACGGTGAAAAGTTTTTGGTAGAAAAATACAGTATTGCTTTAGCGCCGGGACTGCAACTGCTGGCACCGAAACCACTGAGGGAAGTCAAGTTAAAAGTGCTCACCGCTGCCCTCTCCGAAGCGCGTCAAGGCTTCTCGGCTTTGCCGGGGGTGAAGGAGGAAGTTCAACAAATTGCAGCCGAGATGCCGGCGAGTTCGCTGCTGAATGAAGATTTTGTCAGCGGGCGGTTGCACGATCGAATAAAAGCTTTGTCTTACCCGATCGTCCATTTGGCAACTCACGGTCAGTTTAGCTCGAATGCAGCGGATACTTTTATTGTGACTTGGGATCAGAAAGTGAATGTTAAAGAGTTCGATCGACTGCTGCGAGCCCGCACTGGGGAGAAACAACAGCCGATCGAACTTTTGGTTTTGAGTGCTTGCGAAACTGCTTCGGGCGATAACCGCGCGGCTTTGGGTTTGGCCGGGGCCGCAATTCGATCGGGTGCCCGCAGCACCGCCGCCACCCTTTGGCAAGTCAACGACGAATCTACAGCTATCTTTATGACTGAGTTTTACAAACAACTGGCTTCTTCTAAAACCAGCAAAGCTGAAGCCCTCCGCAACGCTCAATTAACTCTGCTGAAAAACCAACAGTATCAGAATCCCTATTTCTGGGCACCTTTCGTGCTTGTGGGCAATTGGCAGTAA
- a CDS encoding carotenoid biosynthesis protein, giving the protein MKQLLIAERFCLIAHVLSMAFGLAGLLLILPRPELVMSLPPAGQTLFQWGMAGGGVVYIIFGAAAVALYALRTLGTGATLAFLLPSVFLSLSSELLGTSTGFPFGHYHYLSGLGYKIAGLVPFTIPLSWFYLGLVSYIIARAGVAGGKGELNWVRQIGAIALGALLLTAWDFVLDPAMSQTSVPFWEFEELGAFFGMPYRNLAGWMGTGALFMSVAAFFWRKTPIKLERSELGLPLIVYLVNFAFGAIITVTSLDSRFWFPTSLAVLLGVVPAIALSWIAKPAAGDVTETMPSLDTSVITAEIPPQPVGVLRK; this is encoded by the coding sequence ATGAAGCAACTTTTGATTGCTGAGCGCTTTTGCTTAATTGCCCACGTCTTGTCAATGGCTTTTGGATTGGCAGGGTTGCTGCTGATTTTACCCCGTCCCGAATTGGTGATGAGTTTGCCACCAGCAGGGCAAACGCTATTCCAGTGGGGGATGGCTGGGGGTGGAGTAGTTTATATCATCTTTGGTGCTGCAGCGGTTGCTCTCTATGCCTTGCGGACGTTGGGCACGGGTGCAACTCTGGCTTTTTTACTGCCTTCTGTGTTTTTGTCCTTGAGTAGCGAGTTGTTGGGAACGAGTACGGGTTTTCCCTTCGGCCACTACCATTATTTGAGCGGTTTGGGTTACAAAATTGCAGGCCTGGTTCCGTTTACAATTCCCCTCTCGTGGTTTTATCTGGGACTGGTTTCATACATAATTGCTCGCGCTGGAGTAGCTGGCGGTAAAGGTGAACTCAACTGGGTGCGCCAAATAGGGGCGATCGCCCTTGGTGCTTTGCTGCTAACAGCTTGGGATTTTGTACTAGATCCGGCGATGAGTCAAACTTCTGTGCCTTTTTGGGAGTTTGAGGAACTTGGGGCTTTCTTTGGGATGCCTTACCGCAATTTGGCTGGCTGGATGGGTACGGGGGCGCTATTTATGTCTGTAGCAGCTTTCTTCTGGAGAAAAACACCGATTAAATTAGAGCGATCGGAATTGGGTTTGCCCTTAATTGTTTATTTGGTAAACTTTGCTTTCGGAGCAATTATCACTGTAACTTCGTTGGATTCTCGGTTCTGGTTCCCGACATCGCTAGCGGTGCTTCTGGGCGTAGTTCCGGCGATCGCGTTAAGCTGGATCGCTAAACCCGCAGCAGGTGACGTAACCGAAACAATGCCGTCTTTGGATACATCTGTTATCACGGCTGAAATTCCTCCTCAGCCCGTGGGCGTTTTGCGTAAGTGA
- a CDS encoding glycosyltransferase, with protein sequence MVFPIAPHLFPQPLTSIIAVAFLLLQLPAAALLMSRLIKGPSRIPPLEPDSPTLDLLGACTAVVPTLNEADRISPCLEGLSRQSYELREVIVVDSYSVDGTGDLVKAAAQKDPRFRLINDDPLPAGWVGRPWALNAGFLASSEKCEWILGIDADTVPHPGLIASLLKTAKAGNYDLISLSPQFILKYPGELWLQPALLMTLVYRFGPTGTGGDVPERVMANGQCFLCKREVLVALGGYEVARGSFCDDVTLARYAAAKGFKVGFLDGAKVLQVRMYEGAIETWNEWGRSLDLKDAASSGQIWGDLWLLLAVQGLPVPIVLCYLLFGSLPPVGLFPHFWLLGLNVFLVAVRSALCLAIAPSYDTTGASGKWLFWLSPLADPLAFLRILISALNQPTQWRGRKYE encoded by the coding sequence ATGGTTTTCCCGATCGCCCCTCACCTGTTCCCCCAACCGCTGACAAGTATCATCGCTGTCGCATTCCTGCTGCTGCAATTGCCCGCCGCAGCCCTTCTTATGTCGCGTCTGATTAAAGGCCCATCGCGCATCCCGCCCCTGGAACCGGATTCGCCGACGCTGGATTTGTTGGGTGCTTGTACTGCGGTAGTACCGACTTTGAACGAAGCCGATCGCATTTCGCCTTGTTTGGAAGGATTAAGCCGCCAAAGTTACGAACTCCGAGAAGTAATTGTGGTTGACAGCTATTCGGTAGACGGAACCGGAGATTTAGTCAAAGCAGCAGCACAAAAAGACCCCCGGTTTCGCCTGATTAACGACGATCCGCTGCCGGCGGGTTGGGTAGGGCGTCCCTGGGCGCTGAATGCGGGTTTTTTGGCAAGTTCCGAGAAGTGCGAGTGGATTTTGGGCATCGATGCGGATACTGTGCCGCATCCGGGTTTGATTGCGAGTTTACTCAAAACGGCGAAAGCTGGAAATTACGATTTGATTTCGCTGTCGCCGCAGTTTATCCTCAAGTATCCGGGGGAGTTGTGGCTGCAACCTGCTTTGTTAATGACTTTGGTTTATCGGTTCGGGCCGACGGGGACTGGCGGGGATGTGCCGGAACGGGTGATGGCGAACGGTCAGTGTTTCTTGTGTAAGCGCGAGGTTTTGGTGGCATTAGGGGGCTATGAGGTCGCGAGGGGTTCGTTTTGCGATGATGTGACTCTGGCTCGCTATGCGGCTGCTAAGGGCTTTAAGGTGGGCTTTTTGGATGGGGCTAAGGTGTTGCAGGTGCGGATGTATGAGGGGGCGATCGAGACTTGGAATGAATGGGGTCGATCGCTCGATTTGAAAGATGCTGCTTCAAGCGGTCAAATTTGGGGCGATTTGTGGCTGTTGCTGGCGGTTCAAGGTTTGCCGGTGCCGATTGTGTTGTGCTATTTGCTGTTTGGTTCGCTGCCGCCGGTTGGTCTATTTCCGCACTTTTGGCTGTTGGGATTGAATGTATTTTTGGTTGCTGTGCGATCGGCTTTGTGTTTGGCGATCGCACCTTCCTACGATACAACTGGGGCATCGGGTAAATGGCTGTTTTGGCTGTCACCTTTAGCCGATCCGCTGGCGTTTTTGCGAATTCTAATTTCTGCTTTAAATCAGCCTACTCAGTGGCGCGGCCGAAAGTATGAATAA